CGTCGGTGTCCGCAACGTCGAGCACTGGGACCCCCAGCGCATGTACATCGGCCGCGACCTCAACAACTCGGGCCGGCTGTTCTACCGCAGCCTGGTGGCGCTGCCCGCCTCCAACGACCCGAAGGAAGGCACCACGCCGGTCGCCGACCTCGCCACCGACACCGGTACCACCACGGACGGCGGCAAGTCCTGGAGCTTCACCGTCAAGGACGGCGTGAAGTGGGAGGACGGCAAGGACATCACGTGCGAGGACTTCAAGTACGGCGCGTCGCGCAACTTCGCGACCGACGTGATCATCGGTGGTCCCGCCAACTACCTGTTCACCTACCTGGACATCCCCACCGGTGACGACGGCCTGCCGCAGTACAAGGGCCCGTACACCAAGAAGGGCCAGGACCTGTACGACAAGGCCGTGACCTGCGACGGCAAGACGATCACGTACCGCTTCAAGAAGGCGTGGCCGGACTTCCCGAACTCGATCGCCCAGCTGCGGTACATGGACCCGTACCGCGAGGACCTCGACAAGGGTGACGCGAACAACTTCGCGATCATCTCCAACGGTCCCTACAAGCTGGACGGCACCTGGAAGGAGGGCACCGGCGGCAAGTTCGTCCGCAACGAGAACTGGGACGCGTCGACGGACCCGATCCGCAAGGCCTACCCGGACACCTGGGACTTCCGCGAGGGTGACACCGACGAGGCGATCTACGAGCAGCTGCTCGCCGACTCCGGTGACGCGCAGTACGCCGTGACCGAGCGTCGTCTCCCGCCGGCCCTGTTCAGCCGCAAGGACGAGGCCGGGGACCGCTACACCCAGGTCGAGTCGCCGTACGTCGACTACGTGCTGCCGAACTTCAACTCGCCGGTCTTCAAGGACGCGAACTGCCGCGAGGCGCTCAAGCTCGCGACCGACCGCGCCGCCTGGATCAAGGCCGGCGGTGGCCCGGAGTACTTCAAGGCCGCCGACTCGGTCATCAACCCGAGCGTGCCCGGCTACAAGTCCAACCCGGCCTTCGAGGCCATGGGCGAGTCCGGTGACACCACCGCTGCCAAGGCCGCGCTCGACAAGTGCGCGGCGCCGAAGCCGGTGAAGAT
This genomic interval from Nocardioides kongjuensis contains the following:
- a CDS encoding ABC transporter substrate-binding protein encodes the protein MAFKKPLAAVAATALAATLAACGGGSDDGNNNSGSSGGKAEKGGNAIFLVGVRNVEHWDPQRMYIGRDLNNSGRLFYRSLVALPASNDPKEGTTPVADLATDTGTTTDGGKSWSFTVKDGVKWEDGKDITCEDFKYGASRNFATDVIIGGPANYLFTYLDIPTGDDGLPQYKGPYTKKGQDLYDKAVTCDGKTITYRFKKAWPDFPNSIAQLRYMDPYREDLDKGDANNFAIISNGPYKLDGTWKEGTGGKFVRNENWDASTDPIRKAYPDTWDFREGDTDEAIYEQLLADSGDAQYAVTERRLPPALFSRKDEAGDRYTQVESPYVDYVLPNFNSPVFKDANCREALKLATDRAAWIKAGGGPEYFKAADSVINPSVPGYKSNPAFEAMGESGDTTAAKAALDKCAAPKPVKIKFTYSGGTPTSDKQASALKAGWDKAGFQTELDPLEDTYYSVIQKPDADFDVTWGGWGADWSSAGTVIPPLFDSRINLTGDSNGNDYGNYKGGPEVNQMIDDAYAEPDLEAAADKWSAVDAKLGEDVAYIPLEITIFNFVHGGKITGYANNVSVNGYADLAVIGVEK